The DNA sequence gtaccccactcatacagttataattggtggagacttcaatctaccctcgatttgttggcgaaaatacatgttcaaagccggtggtagacagaaaacatattCCGAAATTGTaccaaatgctttctctgagaactattttgaacaattagtttgtGAGCCCACactaattgtaaatggttgtgaaaacgcacttgacctcttagccacaaatagtgctgatctaatagagagcttcatgatggatacagggattagtgaacactagGTCATTGTATCGAGGCTCAAAACCGTATCAACCAAAAcactaaaaataaaagcaaaatatatctatttaaaacagcagataaaaattcggttgatgccttcctaagagagagtctccattccttccaagctatttatgtaagtgtagaccagatatggctcaaatccaaagatacagtatcgacagcaatagattcataccgcataagttaataagagacgggactgatccaccatggtgcaGAAAACAagacagaacactgttgcagaagcaacgaaaaaagcatgccaaattcaggagAATGCAAtatcaagactggctaagtttcacggaagctcgaaatttagtgcgcacgtcaatgtgagatgcttttaataggctccacaatgaaacattctctcaaaatatggtagaaaacccaaagagattctggtcatatgtaaagtacaccagtggcaaaaaacagtcaatactgcaCGATATtgatggaaaaatggttcaaatgactctgagcactatgggacttaacttctgaggtcatcagccccctagaacttagaactacttaaacctaactaacctaagaacatcacacacatccatgcccgaggctggattcgaacctgcgaccgcaacggtcgcctggttccggactgtagcgcctagaacggctcggccacttcggccggctatcgatggaaatgttaccgatgatggtgccactaaagcggagttactaaatacatttttccgtaattccttcacgaaagaagacgaagtaaacattccagatttcgaaaccagaacagctgttagcatgagtgacataaaagtagatatcttaggtgttgcgaaacaactcaaatcaaggcaagtcttctgttccagatggtataccaatcaggttcctttcagagtatgcagacacaatagcgcctttcttagcaatcatatacaatcgctcacttgacgaaaggtctgttcctaaagactggaaagtagcacagatcaTACCAATagtcaaaaaaggaaataggagtaacccactgaattacagacctatatcactgacctcaatttgcagtaggattttggagcatatactgtactcgaacattatgaatcaccttgaagaaaatgacttattgatacataagcaacacgaattcagaaaatgtcgtttttgtgcaacacagctagctctttattcccatgaagtaatgggtgctgtcgacaagggatctccgattgattccatattcctagattttcagaaggctttttataccgttcctcacaagcgactattaatcaaattgcgtgcatatggagtgtcgtctcagttttgtaactggattcgtgatttcctctcagagaggtcacagttcgtagtgacagatggtaaatcatcgactagaatagaagtgatgtctggcgttccgcaaggtagtgtcataggccctctgctgttcctgatttacataaatgatctagatgataatctgagcagcccccttgggctgtaatttaccgtctagtaaaatcatcagacgatcaattccacttacaaaatgatctagagagagtttctgtgtggtgcaaaaagtggcaattggcactagacaaagaaaagtgcgaggtcatccacatgggtactaaaagaaatccgataaatttttggtatatgataaatcgcacaaatctaagaactatcaattccactaaatacctagtaattacaatttcgagcaacttaaaatggaaagaccacgtagataatattgtggagaaggcaaaacaaagactgtgttttgttggcggaacacttagatgcgataaacccactgaagagacagtctacagtacacttgtccgtcctctgctggaatattgatgtgcggtgtgggatccttaccaggtaggattgacggacatcggaaaagtgcaaaaaagggcagctcgtttcgtgttatcgcgcaataggggcgagagtgtcactgatatgatacgcgagttggggtggcaggtactgaaacaaaggcggctttctttgcggtgagatctatttacgaaatttcaatcaccaactttctcttccgaatgcgaaaatattttgttgagacccaccataacaaaataagagaaatcatagctcgaatggaaagatttaggtgttcctttttcccacgcgccattcgagagtggaatggtagagaagttgtatgaaaattgctcgatgaaccctctgccaggcacttaagtgtgaattgcagagtaaaggAGGATTCACACTTAACGGAACGTCATCGTCACGTTTTGGACCGTCGACGGTCAGAGaaatttctgagcattcacactagACGGCACGTCAACGTCGACACAACGTCGTGTGATGGTTCATAATACACTCGCCAGAGGCGCTTTTGTAGTCTATTGGTTTATTATCAGCATAGTTTCGGATCTTCATAAAATGCCAAAATTCAGTCTGAAGCAACTTGCAATGATTGCAATTGCCcttgatgaagaggaagaagaacggCGACCAAAAAGAGTGTGGGTCAGGAATATGTTAAAAGGCCGAGAATGCGAAGGAGAGTTTCATACCCTTTACAAGGAGCTGGAAGAGGAGGAATCGTCCTtcttcaaatattttagaatgtctaAACAACAATTTTTTTACCTTTTAAGCAAGATACAGACGAGGATTATGAAGAAAAATTCAAGATTTAGGTGTCCAATATCACCACGACAGAAGCTGATGGTGTGCTTAAGGTATGCTCAGTTTAAACATTTATGTTTCTTAACTTTGTCGATTCTTGTTTTATCTTCTGTTTGTCGTAAAATTATATTATGACTGAAGCGTAAACTTCTGCAAGTTGCACTGGCTTTAATCCCCGATTTTTCTCTGTGTTACTGTATTTGAAAAGCCGTGTGAAGCACATTCAACAATATGTTTATTGTTTTCCGTCGGTGTTAACTGTTAAGAATATGAAATAAATAACATAGTattgttttccagtgtatattaATATCTTTTTCGTAATATCTAGCACTGCAACCTAGATTTCGTGATGGTGGAGGGGGAGAAGGGTGTTCCAATAACACACTTTAGCCACTTATTGTAACAGTTATTTGCTCTGTGCACTATTAATGTTTGTGAATGTGTAATATTTGTGTGTGACTTTAAACACTCAGCATTTCTTACTGCATTGTAAGTTATGCTAGATAAATTTTCTATATGGCTCTTTATTCATGACTAATTTAATGTTTTTCAGGTACTTGGCGACAGGTGATTCCCTTCTCACATTATCGTTCAGTTACCGACTTGGGCACTCAACTGTCCATAACATTGTTAAGGAAGTATGCCAGGCAATAATTGATTCAATGTTACCTGAAGTAATGCCAACTCCAACAGAAGAAGACTGGCAACAAATAGCTGAACAGTTTTTGGATCTATGGAACTTTCCCAATTGTATCGGTGCAATTGATGGGAAACACATTCAGATTGTGGCTCCTCCAAACAGTGGATCCCAGTTTTATAACTATAAGCAAACATTTTCCATAGTTCTTCTTGCACTAGTTGATGCCAACTATAAGTTTATAAACGTAGACATTGGGTCTTATGGTAAAAATAGTGATGGGGGCATATTTGCCCATTCAAAGTTGGGGAAAGCCTTGGAACTTGGCAAATTGCAAGTGCCAGGAGATAAGAGACTTCCTGGTACTGATGTTGTAGTGCCACATGTGATTGTTGGTGATGAAGCCTTCCCACTAAAAACTTATTTATTAAGGCCATATCCAAAAAGTCAAGCAAGTGGTGATATTGCCATGAGTGCTTTTAACGCCAGGCTATCCAGAGCTCGCCGAGTCTCAGAAAATGCGTTTGGGCAATTAGCCcagaaatttagaattttttttaggAGAATTAATTCAATGCCAGAGAATGTGGACAAGATAGTGATGGCAACATGTATTCTTCACAACTATATCAAAGAAAATGTTTATGCACAAACTGAAGCAGCAAATGGGACCCTTGTGTTGCAGGAGCTAACTGGACAAGGTGGTTCAGCTACATCATCTGCTTTTGTTGTAAGGGAACACTATAAAGATTTTTTCAATTCCCCTATTGGTAGACTCCCATGGGCGTAATTAAAATGTATATTTTCTTATGTATTCAAAAGATATTCTCAAACAattcctcttttttaaaaaaaaaaaaaaaaatgcctgtaaTTCCACTATATCTGACACTGAGTGATTGGCTATGTCTACAGTGTGTCTAAATTATTCTGAAACATTTTCCTAGTACCAGATCACTTGAAGTGCTCAGCTGTGAGTATTTAAAGATAAAGTTTGGAGGAAAGGGGTGTCTGAAGCTGATGTCACTTTTCCATAAATGTATTCAACCATTTAGTACTATAGTGGCTTGGGACTGATATAGCTCAAcaataaagaaatttatgaaatagtCCTGTAAAGctgttgttttatttataaataaatggaACACTTATTTAACAGATTTGTTCAAATAAATGCGCTGATGTAAATAATATCTAGTGTTATGTTGTGAACATTACATAGGGCAACAGGTTGCAGTTTTTGCATTAGGAATAAATATTACAAGGGAAAAATTCCAAGTTTTGTGAATGTTCTCAATCTGCACAAGTGGCCACATAAAACTAATCCCCTTGACATGAATAGCAATGTATTTGGGTGCAGATTTGTAATTTCTTTCATAAGGGCTGAAAAGCAGTACTTGATATTGTTTTGAAGGCTGAAAGGAGATGTAATGGGTAGAGATCATGATCATAAATTTTCGAGCCATGGAGTTCTAAAGATTCCAGCTGTTGGAGGGCTAGTTACTGCCAAAACATCAGTAGATGCAGCAGTATTGTTTTCATATCATAAAACATGTTTTTTAACAAACTTGGTACAGCACAATATTTACATATGCAATATTGGAAAAGCACTAGTTTCATGGTTATCCATTACAGACTATGATTATTTCAGTGGCATCTCTATATACTCCAGTGGATGAATAATGCCAGTTTTTGAAAAGAATTAACATTTATTTTGGTGTAAGTAGGTGTATTTACTGCAGAAGTGTGTGCTAATACATGTTTTTAATACTGTGATAAATAAGGTACAGCTTACTATTTCACATTTTAATTACATCCACAGTTATTAGGCACTGAAAGTCTAAAACTAAGGCAAAGCAAAAGCCATATGTAATCCTTCACATCTCATTTGaatggctcagaaaggggtaaattatgctgccacaagtctttggtcacttacctaatagcatcaaaagtctgacagataaccatatagcatttaaaaggaaattaaaagaatgtctgaatggcaactcctactcaccagatgaatttttggatatagtaagtgagtaatttccccacccccacaaaaaaataatttaagtgtcatgtaatatcttgtatagacaccttttattaacctgacacgttccacatcattacgaagtgtcatattcatgatctatggaacaagtactaatctaatctctctAATCACCAGTTGGGTATGATTTGTAATTTCTTCTGCCACTAATTCATAATAGCTGAACTAATCCAAGATGGGAAAGAGTTGGTGTAATATACTCTGAGTCTGCAAAATGCATCCTAGTTGGCAAAATGAAAAGCAGATAACCTTATGATTTATAACTCATAAATGAAGACTTTTGAGGTTTTGGGGAAAAAGATGTTAATAAAGAGCTTACCTGGATTCTTGTTTCACttagatgaagaaaaaaaaaaaatcatgttcttATTCCTGATACAGGTATTACCGAAAAAGTTTCATATAAATTATCAGTGAGCTATCCATTCATTTACTATGATGCTGTTCTCCATAGGAAACATGTCTAATAGGATACACCAGATTTTGGCTGCCTACAACACTATTGAAATTTTAAATCTAAATAGTATAACCAGATACGCTTCTGTTCCTTCATATGTAACAGTAGCTCTCATTCAGAACAGTAATTCATATCATAGTAAAATATTGGTTGTCACTGTAAGGGCTTAACATGATTAATAAGTATATATTCATCTCTcacctccttcctccccccccctcccccacacacacaccatcaaAAAATAAGAAAGCCTAGCCTAAccaaaaccctgaaagaaaatttctTATTAATTTCATGTTAAGTCGCCTCTGACTTGGCTGCTTGGTTCTCTAAAATTATAGTCATCAGCATAAATaagtcacaaacacacacaaaaaaaaaaaaaaaaaaaaaaaaaacttttggtgTAACAGGTGATTGTTTACATTATTTGGTTGTTAATACAGAACTACACTGTGAAGAGACTTTTTATTTAATCAACTTACACATAGAAGTGCTTCcaaactgtaacaaacagcactgtTCACGATTtatcactattaatattttcacacacTTGATCCCTTTCTAGATCAGACACTATTCTGTAAATTTCGTCTTTAGCTTGTATTTGCCGCAATGGGGACAATCTTTTTATACTGGCACATATCCCTGAAAGAAAACTGTCAATGTGATCTTCCTTTGGCTGTGTCGCTAAAATATAATTCATCAGAGAAGCAGATGCAGAGTCTGTAGTTCTCCTCTTATTGCCACTTTGACTACGCTTTTGCATGACAGGCCTGCTTGTCTCTGACCTCAAATCACTGTTATTTTCAATGTCCGGAATAGGTGATGACACCTCACTGTTTGATTCATCCTCTGAACAAATATCAACAGTTATGTTAGAAACTGTTTCCCGCTCCAGCATGTATGGGCGCAGGAAAGCCATAATCTCCTCATACTTCCATGGCTTCTTGGGTATGGCAGCTTGTCCGCTCTTTGtttttttaacaacacattttctAAATTGGTCTCTCAGTGACACCCATCGTCGCTTGCATTCAGGGCCTGAAATAAGACAACATATACAGCTGTTAATAGAGTGCATCGAGTAGTCTAACgctttttcaaaaaataattaGGGACTTCCCAAACTTTTAACAGGGACACAAACACGGtttgctttcatttatttttacaacagCTTCCCAATAATATGAGGTACTTTTCATTTGCTATGCTGTTAATCAGCGCATAGGCAATAGACACAATTTCTTGGAAATCATCCAGGTTTCTATAAAAAAATTTCATGAGTAAACACACTCTACAAAATGTTCAATTACAGCCTACACAAAGCTGAAGAAACTTTGTAAGCCTTATCTAGTAATTTACAAAACTGCTAACAAACATATTTGTATCCTGTGATCTTTTTCTAGCTCCAAATATATATGAGAATAAGTTAAGAGATTCTTTACGTACTAGGTACAAGAATGACTGTCCATTTAtttccttttcacatgaatcaatgtAGTAAGTGATTGTATATTCTGTCATCCCATTAAAAGGTGTTTTGGTAATTACCCAGTCACAATGTGTATGTTTTACATAAAAGAATTGTTGTTTCATTTCTCATCAAACGTAGAGAGCAATAACACTCATGTAATTTAAAGAATACGAGTGGCCCAAGTGCATTGCCAGATTTTCTATATGGTGTGttatttacataaatattaaaTTAGTGCAATATTTCGAAATTATAGCAACAGTGTTACATTAGATACGATATATTTTACTTTGAGGCTTTATACACTGCACAGCACAAAAGTGTCTGCTAAATTACTTTGTGCTACTCCCTCAGATAAATACTGGAAATATACAGCCCAATAAAACTGACTGGAACTATTCTCAGTTTCGTGTATACAGCATCCACGTGCAGTACATAATTTAAAGATCCTGAAATGCTAGGTGCACGTCAGTACAACATAAATTCGGTCAACACCAGTGTATTTACGTTGCTGGAGTTCGTAAGTTTTAAAAAACACCTTGTACAGTATATAATGTTTTTACCGTGGAACGCTGCACACGGTACTCCACTCAAATATTCATCGTTGTAGCGAAAACTTTCGCACATACTAACTACGTACCACTTAACAATCCTTAgtagaaagtaaaattaaattgcGTTTCATTTACCTGGACGCCCCACTTCTTCTCCAATTTCCTTCCACAGTGTTTCTTTCCAAACGGAATCACTATATCTCCTATCAGTCATATTATATAGTTCTGAATGAGAACGAACTAATTCAATCAAATACTCGTCGAACTCCATTatctaaacaaaataataaatacaatagAAAACACCGCAACTTACTTgtaattagaataaataacaaaGAGAAACTCGgaactataaaaaatttattctTACATGTTAGGTACAAGCAAAGTTTTCGAACCAAATCTAACCTAACCTCACTCCTTCCAAAATGTATAAACACTTAAACAGGGGCCGAATAAAAACATGGAGGCAGTCCGAAAACCAGAGATTTACATCACGTCAACTCACCGTCATGACGGGAAACATTCTTCGAAAGAATGCGTGACGTTGACGTGACGGAGACGTTCCGGGACGCTGACGTCGAGTGTGAACACAGCCATTAGAAACACAGGGAGGAATGTTTTGACGTGACGGACGTGACGGTGACGTTCCGTTAAGTGTGAATCGACcttaacgatgtagatgtagaacagagaaTTATTTGGTTACTGCTGTGTGACAGATAGCACATAAGGGAATCCATATGTCTCGTAAAAGTTCGAAATTTCCCTGCGTGATCTACAGATACTTGGAGTTAAAAGTGAGCTGTAATTCACTGTTAGTTCTCAAGCACAAATTTATGTATGCTGATAACTACAAAAGATATTTGTTTCAGGGTTTTTGAACTTTTGTTCTTTCTACTACATGTTACAACTACTCCTTTTCTCATATTAGTTCTAtacgactgaggtacaagaatgtAATCTTTTCTATATAAGTTTTCTGACCCTGTTGTTATGTGCTGCTCAGAGAATAACAGGATACCTATATTTTCAGAGCTCTTCAACTCTCTCAGAGCCAAGCGCACTAGGTTCCACGGTTATGCGTAGTTTGTTGATTAAAAAGCGCTGCACGTTGTTTTCACACCTCTGACTGTCGATATACGATGTTTATACTGTTGTCTATTAGTTGCACGGATAGATGACGTGAAAATGCGCTTTGTTTTTGCGGTATTTCGTACGTTATGAGTCATTGTTTTCGCCTGCGGATAGAGCACATTACTGGTTCTCTGTGTAAGAGAAATGGCGCGCTGTAGTTTATCTAATGAAGAATTTCGGAGACATTGTCGATGCTCTAGGTAGTGAAGATGATCTAGACGACTCAGGTGTCTTTGATGAGGACTGTAGCACAATGTGTTCAGGCACAGAGCTGTAAGAAGGTGATGGAAACTGTTTCTCCATTTGCTGTTACTGAGAGTATCGAAAGTTTGCGCTTGAATGCGCTGTGCTGCGAGCTTCTGCTGTGGGAAATCGTTGCTGCTTAATCGAGCGTAGGTCATTGTCGTGACGCCTCTTTTGTAACGTTATTAATTTACGGAAATCTCGGCCTTAATActgttaccatgcctaatacgcatTCGTGTACTTTGCCAGAAGGGCcagcaatgctggctgctgttTCAGATGATGAGGTAGATCGTCTCACGCTCCTACGGGTGAAGCTGAATCAAATGGAACTTGATAAATTAGAGTTAGAGAGACAGGCTGATGAAGCTTTACGTTAGCTCCACTGTGAAACCCGGTGGCATCAACAGGCAAGTGCAAACTCCTCCAAAACCCCTGCAGTGGATCCCACCATGTATATGCCTAATGTTACCAGTTACTTTTGTACATTCATTTTCTGGTTAACCAGGTGAAAATGCCACCATGTTTCTCCAAAATGCCTGTGATGAAGGTTGAACGTTTTCTTGGCCTGACAGATCTGGAATGAGGTAAAAGTAGCTTCTCCCATCTCTTTGCATGTGGCAGTTCGATTAGTGTTAATATGCAAAGAAACAGGACAGTTTGTTTCGACTCCTGCACGCACTAATGAAATGAGACATGCTTTTGTCAATAATACCAATTGTCAGTGGTGTGAAAAGCCAAACCACACTCCAAAGTGTTGTCGCactccttggtgcacaaaacgcCGCATGATATAGCATTCAAGCGACAGGTGTCCACAGCACAATAGATGAAGTTTTCCACAGAGGATTGCTGCACAAAGTGATAGAAGAAATGGAGATTCCAGTGGAACAATACACAATGAGGAAACGAGCAAGAGGCGGGCCCTGCCACGCACCCTCGCCCCCAGTCAGAACTATGAACCCAGTTAAGAAGGAAGTAGTAGAATTTAGTAttagtagtaaaatttagtattaGAAGGTAAGCTTAGGGGTAAGATTGTATGTTAGTAGATACAGGAGCTCAAATTAGTATTTTATTTGTGTTCCAACGCGACAAGTGTGTACGTATGCCACCGCGGTAAATATAAGTGGCTTAGGAGAGCAGATATAATACTGCGGGAACTTGTtttgtcattctgcaaatcgacggaaaaaaaaagtttcacatgcAAGTAGTGAAGAAACGCAGACGAGATTTTGATGTCATTTTAGGGAATGATTTCCTACACCATTTTTAGTTGGTAATAGATGACAAGGTACAAAATGTTCATTTCAGTGAAACAACCCACTGTTTTGGCAAGAAGGACGCACCTCAATCACAAgttgggttgttttttggggaaggagaccagacagcgaggttatcggtctcatcggattagggaaagatggggaaggaagtcgaccgtgccctttcaaaggaaccatccctgcatttgcctgaagtgatttagggaaatcacggaaaacctaaatcaggatggccggacgcgggattgaaccgtcgtcctcccgattgcgagtccagtgtctaaccactgcgccacctcgctcggtcaatcacAAGTAACTTGAGGTATGACGCCTCTTCCACGAGATCCGATATAACTGAGTACATGGCCGTTAAAAACTACCATCTCTGTCAGAATCAGTGGAGGTACGTGAAAAGTTTTCTGGATAGATGTGAATACCCGAATGTTGCTGAGATCAGACTTTCTGGTCGATATGCTCGGCCAGAACGACGTTCTCGTCCTGTTGCAAATCCATGTTAAGAGAAACATAAGTAAACCAGAAGTTTTGGGAAAGACGTTTAGAGTACCAGTTTGTGTTGACAATTTCGGTCAACAAGATATCGAGATTCCATGTGGAACGATATTGCCAGGTGGAGAAGAGGTTGTAGAAACAGCAGTTCAATCTGAAAACAGTTGAAGCAAAGTAGGAAAAGAGCTTGCCAGAGCGTGAGAAAGGTTCATGCAATTATACCTTTGTTAAGGAATCAGTTATGATAAAAGCTGGCACATTTGCCTAAATCAGATCAGGATATTTTGGAATATGGATTGCTACTCAAGAAACAGCAGCATTTGTCAGCAACTGACCTCGTACAGCACAAAATCCCCGCGAGATGTGCTAGACGGATCGCTCAGAAAACACATAGACTACCATTTCAATTACAATTTGTCGTTGAAGAAACAGTTCAAGAGCAGTTGGTTGCATGGTTAACTCAACCCTCTGCAAGCCCATGGTgcgtgacgtcataagcgcgtgactgcgtgtgagatcgctctctaagtcttcatctatttttaggtttcagatatatattttaactgtttttgtgataatatttactatataagtgacttattagtggtttcttcattcacctctgcatttcttgtgttgtggcctgatatttgtgagtgtttcgtatcgagcaacttaacctcttacccgtgtttacattccgcgctgaccagttgcagctgtagcggcgcatcgaaagctaagtactaattaattgtttgtgtatagtagtttatttaggaactttagtagttttcaaccggtgttcttggtgttttccggtgaaataacttcagaagaaatttttgcgaactgctttcagtttcgttactgtcattagacgtttgattttctttctgtgttagttggttggttggttttggggaaggagaccagacagcgtggtcatcggtctcatcggattagggaaggatggggaaggaagtcggccgtgccctttcagaggaaccatcccggcatttgcctggagtgatttagggaaatcacggaaaacctaaatcaggatggccggacgcgggattgaaccgtcgtccttccgaatgcgagtccagtgtctaaccactgcgccacctcgctcggtctgtgttagtattttgttatattctcatttgttgttgattaatactgtcaataatagtagttacttcccttgtagagcaagtttgtgataattgtagtcagtttttaacatcttcttattgtagtagcggaacttagataaagttgttttcttctttcaataattgtaaaattttaccatgagtgagaagtgtgggctttgccgtaggttcgtgagtagtcgattgcggtgtgagacttgttcgaagtattttcactggggggaatgcagtggggaagccagtgggcattctggtgagatcctctcctggaactgcaggttatgtagcaagagtaagttgatagaggagcaggagcgtaagatctgtgcccttcaggtgcagttgaaaaacgcacaggaggagctagataggatgaggagggagaagggggttggggaatgggagctggctgttggcaagggatctgctaggagaaggagattttcagatagttttactattggtgtttgtaatagatatgaccaactgtcagagtctagtggagaggaatctctagtagctgtagatgaaggaagtatgcagcagacctcagcagttacggtggctaggacagttgcaaagtctaagagaaagaagaaggttctgctgttaggtagttctcatggtagaggtgtaggccagcagttgcaggaagttttagggagtgagtaccaggtcaccagcattgtgaagcctaatgcaggattggctcaggtgacttttaacataggggggttatgtagggattttactaaa is a window from the Schistocerca americana isolate TAMUIC-IGC-003095 chromosome X, iqSchAmer2.1, whole genome shotgun sequence genome containing:
- the LOC124556401 gene encoding uncharacterized protein LOC124556401, which codes for MTYARLSSNDFPQQKLAAQRIQAQTFDTLSNSKWRNSFHHLLTALCLNTLCYSPHQRHLSRLDHLHYLEHRQCLRNSSLDKLQRAISLTQRTSNVLYPQAKTMTHNVRNTAKTKRIFTSSIRATNRQQYKHRISTVRGRFTLNGTSPSRPSRQNIPPCVSNGCVHTRRQRPGTSPSRQRHAFFRRMFPVMTIMEFDEYLIELVRSHSELYNMTDRRYSDSVWKETLWKEIGEEVGRPGPECKRRWVSLRDQFRKCVVKKTKSGQAAIPKKPWKYEEIMAFLRPYMLERETVSNITVDICSEDESNSEVSSPIPDIENNSDLRSETSRPVMQKRSQSGNKRRTTDSASASLMNYILATQPKEDHIDSFLSGICASIKRLSPLRQIQAKDEIYRIVSDLERDQVCENINSDKS
- the LOC124555724 gene encoding protein ANTAGONIST OF LIKE HETEROCHROMATIN PROTEIN 1-like, whose amino-acid sequence is MVHNTLARGAFVVYWFIISIVSDLHKMPKFSLKQLAMIAIALDEEEEERRPKRVWVRNMLKGRECEGEFHTLYKELEEEESSFFKYFRMSKQQFFYLLSKIQTRIMKKNSRFRCPISPRQKLMVCLRYLATGDSLLTLSFSYRLGHSTVHNIVKEVCQAIIDSMLPEVMPTPTEEDWQQIAEQFLDLWNFPNCIGAIDGKHIQIVAPPNSGSQFYNYKQTFSIVLLALVDANYKFINVDIGSYGKNSDGGIFAHSKLGKALELGKLQVPGDKRLPGTDVVVPHVIVGDEAFPLKTYLLRPYPKSQASGDIAMSAFNARLSRARRVSENAFGQLAQKFRIFFRRINSMPENVDKIVMATCILHNYIKENVYAQTEAANGTLVLQELTGQGGSATSSAFVVREHYKDFFNSPIGRLPWA